A section of the Chryseobacterium scophthalmum genome encodes:
- the ureE gene encoding urease accessory protein UreE yields MIINETTGNLAQNPTTKLVDYLDLEWFETTKRIQRKKTRGGTDIAIKFLREGQRLREGDILFEDDEKVVVINVLETEAIIMSPVSLLEMGTVCYEIGNKHIPLFIQEDKVLLPFEMPMFRWLEASGFNPERKHVKLLNLLKSNVEPHGHGSLGSSIFNKILKMAAPKDE; encoded by the coding sequence ATGATTATTAACGAAACAACAGGCAATCTTGCCCAAAATCCAACAACAAAATTGGTTGATTATCTGGATCTGGAATGGTTTGAAACCACAAAAAGAATTCAGCGAAAAAAAACAAGAGGCGGAACAGATATCGCCATCAAATTCCTCAGAGAAGGACAACGTCTGAGAGAAGGTGATATCCTTTTTGAAGATGATGAAAAAGTAGTTGTCATCAATGTTTTGGAAACGGAAGCCATCATTATGTCTCCGGTTTCTTTACTTGAAATGGGAACAGTCTGCTACGAAATCGGAAACAAGCATATTCCACTTTTTATTCAGGAAGATAAAGTTTTACTTCCTTTTGAAATGCCGATGTTCAGATGGCTGGAAGCAAGCGGATTTAATCCCGAAAGAAAACACGTGAAACTCTTAAATCTTCTAAAATCTAATGTAGAACCGCACGGACACGGAAGTTTAGGATCTTCAATTTTTAATAAAATCTTAAAAATGGCAGCTCCAAAAGATGAATAA
- a CDS encoding urease accessory protein UreF, whose protein sequence is MNLNFLSGLLHLSDPTLPIGGYTHSNGLETFVQQRIVHDRQTAKEFVENMLKYNLKYNDGAFVKMSYEATKNGDLELLLNLDNECNSLKCPKEIRQASQKLGLRLIKIFKRRESFSLMEDYEKAIQNRKANSHYCIVFGMYAALMKIPLQEALLGFYYTSVAGMITNAVKLVPLGQLDGQDILFSLYPVMEKVALQTIEIDRDLVGLCNTSFDIKCMQHERLYSRLYMS, encoded by the coding sequence TTGAATTTAAACTTTTTGTCGGGATTACTACATCTTTCAGACCCTACTTTACCCATCGGAGGTTACACCCATTCTAACGGATTGGAAACTTTTGTACAGCAAAGAATTGTTCACGACAGACAAACAGCAAAAGAATTTGTTGAAAATATGCTTAAGTACAACCTTAAATATAATGACGGAGCTTTTGTAAAAATGTCTTATGAAGCCACAAAAAACGGAGACTTAGAATTATTATTAAATCTTGATAATGAATGTAATTCTTTGAAATGTCCCAAAGAAATTCGTCAGGCAAGTCAGAAATTAGGATTGCGTTTAATCAAAATATTTAAAAGAAGAGAAAGTTTTTCTTTGATGGAAGATTACGAAAAAGCAATTCAAAACCGAAAGGCAAACTCGCATTACTGCATCGTTTTCGGAATGTATGCTGCTTTAATGAAAATCCCTTTACAGGAAGCCCTTTTGGGATTTTATTACACTTCGGTCGCCGGAATGATTACCAATGCCGTGAAGCTCGTTCCACTTGGACAACTTGATGGACAAGATATTTTGTTTTCGCTATATCCGGTTATGGAAAAAGTAGCATTACAAACCATTGAAATCGACCGAGATCTGGTTGGCCTTTGCAACACTTCTTTCGACATAAAATGTATGCAGCACGAAAGACTTTATTCAAGGCTTTATATGTCGTGA
- the ureG gene encoding urease accessory protein UreG produces the protein MENRKYIKLGVAGPVGSGKTALLERLSRKMFGKYDLGVITNDIYTKEDAEFMAKNSLLPHDRIIGVETGGCPHTAIREDASMNLEAVDELAARFPEIELIMIESGGDNLSATFSPDLADVTIFIIDVAEGEKIPRKGGPGITRSDLLIINKIDLAPHVGASLEVMENDARRMRNGNPFVFTNLKTEEGLEKVIGWIKKYALLEDVEEPNLVR, from the coding sequence ATGGAAAATAGAAAATATATAAAACTTGGTGTAGCAGGACCTGTAGGTTCAGGAAAAACAGCTTTATTAGAACGTTTGAGCAGAAAAATGTTCGGAAAATATGATCTTGGCGTAATTACCAATGATATTTACACCAAAGAAGATGCAGAATTTATGGCTAAAAACAGTCTTCTTCCTCACGATAGAATTATCGGTGTAGAAACAGGAGGTTGCCCCCACACTGCCATTCGTGAAGATGCAAGTATGAATTTGGAAGCAGTAGACGAACTTGCTGCACGTTTTCCGGAAATAGAATTGATTATGATTGAAAGCGGTGGCGACAATTTATCGGCAACTTTCAGTCCGGATCTTGCAGATGTTACCATCTTTATCATTGACGTTGCGGAAGGTGAAAAAATCCCAAGAAAAGGTGGTCCCGGAATTACACGTTCAGATTTATTAATCATCAACAAAATCGATCTTGCGCCCCACGTTGGAGCCAGTCTTGAAGTAATGGAAAATGATGCACGAAGAATGAGAAACGGAAATCCTTTTGTATTTACTAACCTTAAAACAGAAGAAGGTCTTGAAAAAGTAATTGGCTGGATCAAGAAATATGCACTTTTGGAGGATGTGGAAGAACCGAATCTTGTAAGATAA
- a CDS encoding urease accessory protein UreD, whose translation MDSHLNIIAGFKSGKSYIKDLYVSLPFRCVSVGQRKDDNKLYQMIMSSSPGILDGDHYHLDISLEKGASMQLQSQSYQRLFNMKDEALQEINIVMEDETSFAYVPHPVVPHEDSNFKSKAKINIGKNSQIIISEIITCGRKHYGEVFKLKRFQNLMEIYHDNKLIIKDNVLIQPDLIPINTIGNLEQYTHQGTLIFYSTKENVEKDHLIQTIIDHSEQFKDEMEIGVSAMEENGFVVRALGHGGEVMFNFFLYVQDILWDLDKNN comes from the coding sequence ATGGATAGTCATTTAAATATAATCGCAGGCTTCAAAAGTGGAAAATCTTATATAAAAGACCTGTATGTCTCACTTCCGTTCAGATGTGTTTCTGTGGGACAGCGTAAAGACGACAACAAACTGTATCAGATGATAATGAGTTCTTCGCCTGGAATTTTAGACGGAGATCATTATCATTTGGATATCAGTTTGGAAAAAGGTGCTTCAATGCAACTGCAGTCGCAGTCTTATCAAAGGCTTTTCAATATGAAGGATGAAGCTCTTCAGGAGATCAATATTGTAATGGAGGATGAAACATCTTTTGCATACGTTCCGCATCCTGTGGTTCCGCATGAAGATTCTAATTTTAAAAGTAAGGCGAAAATCAATATCGGGAAAAACAGCCAGATTATCATCAGCGAAATTATCACTTGTGGAAGAAAACATTACGGAGAAGTTTTTAAGCTAAAACGCTTCCAAAATCTGATGGAAATTTATCATGATAATAAACTGATCATCAAAGACAATGTTCTCATTCAACCTGATCTGATCCCGATAAACACCATCGGAAATCTTGAACAATATACACATCAGGGAACTTTGATTTTTTACAGCACCAAAGAAAATGTTGAAAAAGATCATCTGATACAAACCATTATTGATCATTCTGAACAGTTTAAAGATGAAATGGAAATAGGCGTTTCAGCAATGGAAGAAAACGGATTTGTAGTACGAGCTTTGGGACACGGCGGTGAAGTGATGTTTAATTTTTTCCTGTATGTTCAGGATATTTTGTGGGATTTAGATAAAAACAATTAA
- a CDS encoding urea transporter, with protein MDKFFEKIPFVDNILKGTGQIMLQENRWTGLLFLIGIFMGSWEQGLSAIMATAAGTLTAQFLKYDKSEINSGLYGFSAALVGVALSFVFKNTLLIWVLVVVGGSLASIIQHFFIKRKIPVFTLPFILIAWVFIFLLHHFTEIPPSKFITETILPTNNDEFLYSTNAFGEVIFQGGVLSGIIFFIAVFISSPIAALYGFVASILGGYIAHLNGEPIDQIHLGLFGFNAVLSAIVFSGFKKIDGFWVLLAVAVTVVIDDVLVDNNILSEVGGVLTFPFVAGTWVTLLIQKVFAKTKSEFKPFNQNLKIKSALKNFLKSK; from the coding sequence ATGGATAAATTTTTTGAAAAAATACCTTTTGTAGACAATATTTTAAAAGGAACCGGGCAAATTATGCTTCAGGAAAACCGATGGACAGGTCTTCTGTTTCTCATTGGGATTTTTATGGGAAGCTGGGAACAGGGTTTGTCTGCCATAATGGCAACTGCAGCAGGAACTCTTACTGCCCAATTTCTTAAATATGACAAATCTGAAATCAATTCTGGTTTATATGGTTTCAGTGCTGCTCTTGTTGGCGTTGCGCTCTCTTTTGTATTCAAAAATACATTGCTGATTTGGGTTTTGGTGGTAGTTGGAGGATCGTTAGCAAGTATTATTCAGCATTTTTTTATAAAAAGAAAAATTCCGGTTTTTACATTACCTTTTATTTTAATCGCTTGGGTTTTTATTTTTTTACTGCATCATTTTACAGAGATTCCGCCATCAAAATTTATTACAGAAACTATATTACCTACCAATAATGATGAATTTCTTTATTCTACCAATGCTTTTGGTGAAGTGATTTTCCAAGGTGGAGTTCTTTCGGGGATTATCTTTTTCATTGCGGTTTTTATAAGCTCTCCGATTGCGGCTCTTTACGGTTTTGTGGCGTCTATTTTAGGCGGATATATTGCACATCTCAATGGTGAACCAATTGATCAGATTCATTTGGGGCTCTTCGGATTCAATGCCGTACTTTCTGCAATTGTTTTTTCGGGCTTCAAAAAAATCGATGGTTTTTGGGTGCTTTTGGCAGTTGCGGTTACCGTAGTTATCGATGATGTTTTAGTAGACAACAATATTCTAAGCGAAGTTGGCGGGGTACTTACTTTCCCATTTGTAGCAGGAACCTGGGTTACTCTTTTAATTCAAAAAGTATTTGCAAAAACAAAATCTGAATTTAAACCATTCAATCAAAATTTAAAAATTAAGTCTGCTTTAAAAAATTTCTTAAAGTCTAAGTAA
- a CDS encoding TonB-dependent receptor, with protein MKITKIIVAFLALSFNSKVLAQETEKKLLIKDADDKFPIADVLVQYDHGNSHTHSGEDGTVKFTIKSFPDTLVITHRGYDEVKWAITNDEDKNKVVFLQHKPFQISEVSINHHSFLTAITKVDLNKFPVNSAQDLLRKVPGLFIAQHAGGGKAEQLFLRGFDADHGTDVSVNVDGMPVNVVSHAHGQGYSDLHFVIPETVNNIDFGKGAYYMDRGDFNTAGYVDFKTYDHLQNSMIKLEGGSFNSKRILGMFNILNDTKERKSAYLAAEYNYTDGAFDVKQNFNRINIFGKYNQWITDNDYFNLQFSNFNSSWNASGQIPERAVNNGIIDRWQSIDPTEGGETSRTNVEMNYKHIISPSENIEAMAFYSKYNFNLYSDFTFYLKDKDYGDEIQQTDGRNIYGMEVKHTKNFLFDNSSLNWISGVGFRNDDINTLQLNHVYHRDLLLDRLADVQGTETNLHAFSGLVWKTGKFTINPALRVDHFIFNLHDLLNLEQLPSGKSKEETRLSPKLNFSYAQNDNIMWFLKTGMGFHSNDIRVVVANKNDNTLPYSLGGDFGVRLHPFKSLIITPTLWYMYLQQEFVYVGDEAVVEPSGKSRRFGADLGIRFQPLENFYLNADINYSHARFIEEENGQDYVPLAPVVTSTGSVNWDFMHGFSLGLQYRYLGERPAVEDNSIRTKAYFVNDLMLSYNRQKWGANIQVNNLFNVKWNEAQFATETQLKGEAEPITDLTYTPGNPFGVRVGLYYKF; from the coding sequence ATGAAAATCACTAAAATAATAGTTGCTTTTCTTGCTCTAAGCTTTAACTCTAAAGTTTTGGCTCAGGAAACAGAAAAGAAATTATTAATAAAAGATGCCGATGATAAATTCCCAATTGCGGATGTTTTGGTACAATATGATCATGGGAACAGCCATACTCATTCCGGAGAAGACGGAACAGTAAAATTTACTATTAAATCTTTTCCAGATACACTTGTCATTACTCACAGAGGATATGATGAGGTAAAATGGGCAATTACCAATGATGAGGATAAAAACAAAGTTGTTTTTTTACAGCATAAACCGTTTCAGATTTCTGAAGTTTCTATTAATCACCATTCGTTTTTAACTGCGATTACAAAGGTTGATCTTAATAAATTCCCAGTCAATTCTGCTCAGGATTTATTGAGGAAAGTTCCGGGATTATTTATTGCCCAACATGCAGGAGGCGGAAAAGCCGAGCAATTATTTTTAAGAGGATTTGATGCCGATCACGGAACTGACGTAAGTGTTAACGTAGACGGAATGCCTGTAAACGTAGTATCTCATGCACACGGACAAGGTTATTCTGATTTGCATTTTGTAATTCCGGAAACGGTAAACAATATCGACTTCGGAAAAGGTGCTTATTATATGGATCGTGGTGATTTTAATACCGCCGGTTACGTCGATTTTAAAACTTATGATCATTTACAAAACAGCATGATCAAGCTTGAAGGCGGCTCATTCAATTCAAAAAGAATATTGGGAATGTTTAATATTCTTAACGATACAAAAGAAAGAAAAAGTGCTTATCTGGCTGCAGAATACAATTATACAGACGGAGCTTTTGATGTGAAACAAAATTTTAACCGCATCAATATTTTCGGAAAATACAATCAGTGGATCACAGATAACGATTATTTTAATCTACAGTTTTCAAACTTTAATTCTTCATGGAATGCTTCAGGGCAAATTCCGGAACGTGCCGTGAATAATGGCATTATCGACAGATGGCAAAGCATCGACCCGACAGAAGGCGGAGAAACTTCACGAACCAATGTTGAGATGAATTACAAACATATCATTTCGCCTTCCGAGAATATTGAGGCAATGGCTTTTTATTCTAAATATAATTTTAATCTTTATTCAGACTTTACATTTTATCTGAAAGATAAAGATTACGGAGACGAAATTCAGCAGACAGACGGAAGAAATATTTACGGTATGGAAGTAAAACATACTAAGAATTTTTTGTTTGATAACAGCTCATTAAATTGGATCAGCGGTGTAGGATTCCGAAATGATGATATCAATACCTTACAGCTGAATCATGTTTATCACAGAGATTTATTGTTGGATAGACTCGCGGATGTTCAGGGAACCGAAACCAACCTTCATGCTTTTTCAGGTCTTGTTTGGAAAACAGGAAAATTCACCATCAATCCGGCGTTGAGGGTAGATCATTTTATTTTTAATCTACATGATTTGTTGAATCTCGAGCAATTGCCTTCCGGAAAATCGAAAGAAGAAACAAGACTCAGCCCAAAACTGAATTTTTCTTATGCTCAGAATGATAATATCATGTGGTTTTTAAAAACCGGAATGGGTTTTCATTCCAATGATATTCGTGTAGTGGTAGCCAATAAAAATGATAATACCCTACCCTATTCGTTGGGCGGAGATTTTGGAGTAAGGCTGCATCCTTTTAAATCATTAATTATTACGCCAACTTTATGGTATATGTATCTGCAACAAGAGTTTGTGTATGTTGGTGATGAAGCCGTGGTAGAACCTTCAGGTAAATCAAGACGTTTTGGTGCAGATTTGGGAATTCGTTTTCAGCCTTTGGAAAATTTTTACCTGAATGCAGATATTAATTATTCTCATGCAAGATTTATTGAAGAAGAAAATGGTCAGGATTACGTTCCGTTAGCTCCGGTTGTAACAAGTACCGGTTCTGTAAACTGGGATTTCATGCACGGTTTTTCGCTTGGTTTGCAATACCGTTATTTGGGAGAACGACCTGCCGTTGAAGACAATAGTATCCGTACAAAAGCTTATTTTGTAAATGATTTGATGCTTTCTTACAATCGCCAAAAATGGGGAGCCAATATTCAGGTTAATAATCTTTTCAATGTAAAATGGAATGAAGCGCAGTTTGCTACAGAAACCCAACTGAAAGGTGAAGCAGAACCTATTACAGATCTTACTTATACACCGGGAAATCCGTTTGGAGTAAGAGTAGGTTTATACTATAAATTTTAA
- a CDS encoding helix-turn-helix domain-containing protein, producing MEILSNFQYKKLFLPNITEKILANNADIQLYRLEDYLKGILMPVIPYRTTFNFIIFVTNGHLKQYLENKEYAAEKGGVIFIKQGTITATLELSDDIEGFFLAYENNILSEQELPKHSTSIFFMNPFLKQDALTYETITQLLSIMEQELWLNNLNVNDVTITMLHLILIKMLNSDSNSHHRSVTRAMEVSLQFRDLLFKYHINEKRVAFFADKLSVTESYLNKCVKNVTKKSPKQWINEIDINYSKALLQSSKDISEIAYELNFHTASHFAQLFKRITGITPTAYRNQFLIK from the coding sequence ATGGAAATATTATCCAATTTTCAGTACAAAAAACTTTTCCTTCCCAACATTACGGAAAAAATATTAGCCAACAACGCAGATATACAACTTTACCGTCTGGAAGATTATCTGAAAGGGATTTTAATGCCGGTGATTCCCTATCGCACGACTTTTAATTTTATTATTTTCGTGACAAACGGACATCTCAAGCAATATCTTGAAAATAAAGAATACGCAGCCGAAAAAGGCGGTGTTATTTTTATTAAACAGGGAACTATTACCGCTACTTTAGAACTTTCCGATGATATTGAAGGTTTTTTTCTGGCCTATGAAAACAATATTCTGTCTGAGCAAGAACTTCCAAAACACTCGACAAGCATTTTCTTTATGAATCCTTTCCTAAAACAGGATGCTTTAACGTACGAAACCATTACCCAGCTTCTTTCTATTATGGAGCAAGAGTTATGGCTCAATAATCTGAATGTAAATGATGTGACGATTACGATGCTGCACTTAATTCTGATAAAAATGTTGAATTCAGATTCAAATTCACATCACAGATCTGTAACCCGTGCAATGGAAGTATCGCTACAATTCAGAGATTTGTTGTTTAAATATCACATTAACGAAAAGCGTGTTGCCTTTTTTGCAGATAAATTATCGGTTACCGAAAGCTATCTTAACAAATGTGTGAAAAATGTTACTAAAAAATCACCTAAACAATGGATTAATGAAATTGATATTAATTACAGCAAAGCATTACTTCAGTCGAGTAAAGATATTTCCGAGATTGCTTATGAACTCAATTTTCATACGGCATCACATTTTGCACAGCTTTTTAAGAGAATTACAGGAATTACTCCGACTGCGTACAGGAATCAGTTTTTAATTAAATAA
- a CDS encoding DNA topoisomerase IB encodes MEQSDLEIISHLKPSKIVKIMKDPVASAKAVNLIYTSDAETSGIIRRKRGKKYLYFKDGEKIKNKDEIARINGLVIPPAWENVWICALNNGHLQATGFDVKNRKQYRYHSLWSALRNHTKFYRMLQFGYALPEIRLQLEKDLALRNFEKRKILALIVSLMQRTNIRIGNNIYEKLYGSFGLTTLKGKHVKVDGQKINFSFKGKKRVMHNVNLKSKRLAKLIMKCKEIPGKELFQYVDDEGKRHSVDSGMVNDYIKEISGEDFTAKDFRTWSGTVNALIAFKEIGYAENNSQYKKKVKAALDIVAEHLGNTSTVCRKYYVHPLVINLYENNSIKKYLDQLEIIEENDGKADLTQEEKLVLKILETEKM; translated from the coding sequence ATGGAACAATCAGACTTAGAGATTATTTCTCATCTTAAGCCATCGAAGATTGTGAAAATTATGAAAGATCCGGTAGCTTCTGCAAAGGCAGTGAATCTTATTTACACTTCCGATGCAGAAACTTCCGGAATTATTCGCAGGAAAAGAGGCAAAAAATACCTGTATTTTAAAGACGGTGAAAAAATTAAAAACAAAGATGAAATTGCCAGAATTAATGGTTTGGTAATTCCTCCGGCTTGGGAAAATGTCTGGATTTGTGCTTTAAACAACGGTCATCTTCAGGCAACAGGTTTTGACGTGAAAAACAGAAAACAATATCGTTATCATTCTCTTTGGAGCGCATTGAGAAATCATACCAAATTTTACAGAATGCTTCAGTTTGGCTACGCTTTGCCGGAAATCCGTCTGCAGCTTGAGAAAGATTTAGCCTTAAGGAATTTTGAAAAGCGAAAAATTTTGGCTTTGATTGTCAGTTTAATGCAACGAACCAATATTCGTATTGGTAATAATATTTATGAAAAACTCTACGGTTCTTTTGGTTTGACCACTTTAAAGGGAAAACATGTAAAAGTAGACGGACAAAAAATTAATTTCTCATTTAAAGGTAAAAAAAGAGTGATGCATAACGTCAATCTTAAAAGTAAAAGACTGGCAAAACTAATTATGAAATGCAAAGAAATTCCAGGAAAAGAACTGTTTCAATATGTTGATGACGAAGGAAAAAGACATTCTGTAGATTCGGGAATGGTAAATGATTATATTAAAGAAATTAGTGGCGAAGATTTTACGGCTAAAGATTTCAGAACCTGGTCTGGAACGGTGAATGCTTTAATTGCTTTTAAAGAAATCGGCTACGCTGAAAATAATTCTCAGTATAAAAAGAAAGTAAAAGCTGCATTAGATATTGTTGCGGAACATTTGGGAAATACAAGTACGGTTTGCCGAAAATATTACGTTCATCCTTTGGTGATCAATTTATATGAAAATAATTCCATCAAAAAATATCTTGATCAACTTGAAATTATTGAAGAAAATGATGGCAAAGCAGATTTAACACAGGAAGAAAAATTGGTTTTAAAAATTCTTGAAACTGAGAAAATGTGA
- a CDS encoding phosphatidate cytidylyltransferase: MKKWTLYSMTILSLMLLTSCEAVETIFKAGMWWGIILVVGVVGILVWLFSRGKNS, from the coding sequence ATGAAAAAGTGGACTTTATACAGCATGACTATCCTTAGTTTAATGCTACTTACGAGCTGCGAAGCAGTGGAAACAATCTTTAAAGCAGGAATGTGGTGGGGAATCATTCTGGTTGTAGGAGTGGTAGGAATCCTAGTATGGCTTTTTTCTCGGGGTAAAAACTCATAA
- a CDS encoding DUF6526 family protein has protein sequence MGTQNYNNHRKFYPPHHFIYLPLLLIAEIFGVYKIFADSENQLLWLLFSIVIFLILYLGIMVRQHYALGLQNRLVRLEFKQRYFELFNKRSDEVEEKLSFGQIAALRFAYDEEFKELLYKALKENISGDQIKKSIKKWKPDHHRI, from the coding sequence ATGGGAACGCAAAACTATAATAACCACCGAAAATTTTATCCGCCGCATCATTTTATTTACCTGCCATTGTTGCTCATCGCAGAGATCTTTGGAGTTTATAAAATCTTTGCAGATTCAGAAAACCAACTGTTATGGTTGCTGTTTTCGATCGTCATATTTTTAATTCTTTATTTAGGAATTATGGTGCGCCAACATTACGCATTGGGACTGCAAAACCGTTTGGTAAGACTTGAATTTAAGCAAAGATATTTTGAACTGTTCAACAAAAGATCAGATGAGGTGGAAGAAAAGCTGAGTTTCGGTCAGATTGCAGCTTTAAGATTTGCTTATGATGAAGAATTTAAAGAGCTTTTATATAAGGCTTTAAAAGAAAATATTTCAGGAGATCAGATCAAAAAATCTATTAAAAAATGGAAACCAGATCACCATCGAATTTAA
- a CDS encoding aminopeptidase P family protein has translation MTSKEKVAALREEMQKNNVDAFIVYSADPHMSEYLPEEWQERAWLSGFLGSAGFVVITKNKAGLWTDGRYFTQAPIELAGSGIDLFKDGMEGTPNYIDWIISEIPANGKVAVNALATSHSNWELLYQKLNAKNLTLVDSPLLKEVWKERGTPSKNPIFVHPLDRAGKSVTDKISAIRQKMEEQEVTVHVISSLDDVAWTLNLRGSDVESNPVFLGYILITKNDAILFTDLEKMEVEARKQMDESFVKMMPYEEFYNHLRTIKNENVLVSPNSNQSIFEALKIDNKFVKAAVPGNLMKAQKNKTELEGFRKVMVRDGVAMVKFLYWLTHNAGKETMNEYSIGKKLREFRAAGENFVGESFGSIIGYKDNGAMMHYSAKSEGSKEVINDASILVDSGGQYLEGTTDITRTLALGAVSEEFKTNSTLVLQGMIRLSMVKFPKGTRGVQLDAIARLPLWMHGKDYNHGTGHGVGSFMNVHEGPQNIRKDMNPQELLVGMVVSNEPGYYLEGDYGIRHENLIAVKESETTIHGTFYEFETLTFCPFFKNDIVKEILSEDEINWLNSYHKTCEEKLAPHLEGEVKEWFLSLVSPL, from the coding sequence ATGACTTCAAAGGAAAAAGTAGCTGCGCTTCGTGAAGAAATGCAGAAAAATAATGTTGATGCATTTATAGTATATTCTGCAGATCCTCACATGAGCGAATATTTACCTGAAGAATGGCAAGAAAGAGCCTGGCTTTCAGGTTTTCTTGGTTCTGCAGGTTTTGTGGTAATTACTAAAAATAAAGCCGGACTTTGGACGGACGGAAGATATTTCACTCAGGCTCCAATTGAATTGGCTGGTTCAGGAATCGACCTTTTCAAAGACGGAATGGAAGGAACTCCTAATTATATCGACTGGATCATATCTGAAATTCCTGCCAACGGAAAAGTGGCAGTCAATGCTCTGGCAACATCCCATTCAAACTGGGAACTTTTATACCAAAAACTGAATGCGAAAAATTTAACTTTAGTAGATTCTCCTCTATTAAAAGAAGTCTGGAAAGAAAGAGGAACACCTTCAAAAAATCCAATTTTTGTACATCCGCTTGACAGAGCAGGGAAATCTGTAACCGATAAAATTTCTGCAATCCGTCAGAAAATGGAAGAACAGGAAGTTACCGTTCATGTGATCTCAAGTCTTGATGATGTTGCATGGACTTTGAATTTAAGAGGAAGTGATGTAGAAAGCAATCCTGTATTTTTAGGATATATTTTAATTACTAAAAATGATGCGATCTTGTTTACAGACCTTGAAAAAATGGAGGTTGAAGCAAGAAAACAAATGGATGAATCATTTGTAAAAATGATGCCTTACGAAGAATTCTACAATCACCTTAGAACGATTAAAAACGAAAACGTTTTGGTCTCACCAAACAGCAACCAGTCGATTTTTGAAGCTTTAAAAATTGACAATAAATTTGTAAAAGCTGCTGTTCCGGGAAATCTGATGAAAGCTCAGAAAAACAAAACTGAGTTGGAAGGTTTCAGAAAAGTAATGGTAAGAGACGGTGTTGCAATGGTAAAATTCCTTTACTGGTTAACGCACAATGCAGGAAAAGAAACCATGAATGAATATTCTATCGGTAAAAAGCTGAGAGAATTCCGTGCTGCAGGCGAAAATTTTGTAGGTGAAAGTTTCGGAAGTATCATCGGGTACAAAGATAACGGTGCAATGATGCACTATTCTGCAAAAAGCGAAGGAAGCAAAGAAGTGATCAATGACGCAAGTATTTTGGTTGATTCTGGAGGTCAATATTTAGAAGGAACTACAGATATTACAAGAACTTTAGCTTTGGGAGCTGTTTCTGAAGAATTTAAAACCAATTCTACTCTGGTTTTACAAGGAATGATCCGTTTATCGATGGTGAAATTTCCAAAAGGAACAAGAGGAGTTCAGTTGGATGCGATTGCAAGACTTCCTTTATGGATGCACGGAAAAGACTACAACCACGGAACTGGTCATGGAGTTGGAAGTTTTATGAACGTTCACGAAGGGCCTCAAAATATCAGAAAAGATATGAATCCGCAGGAACTTTTGGTTGGAATGGTTGTTTCAAATGAGCCTGGATATTATTTGGAAGGCGATTATGGAATCCGTCATGAAAATCTGATTGCCGTAAAAGAATCTGAAACTACAATTCACGGTACATTTTACGAGTTTGAAACATTAACGTTCTGCCCGTTCTTTAAAAATGATATTGTAAAAGAAATTCTTTCTGAGGATGAAATCAACTGGTTAAATTCTTATCATAAAACGTGTGAAGAAAAACTGGCTCCACATTTGGAAGGCGAAGTAAAAGAGTGGTTTTTATCACTTGTGAGCCCGCTTTAA